The proteins below come from a single Antennarius striatus isolate MH-2024 chromosome 18, ASM4005453v1, whole genome shotgun sequence genomic window:
- the LOC137612095 gene encoding tubulin beta-2A chain-like, whose amino-acid sequence MREIVHIQAGQCGNQIGATFWEVISDEHGIDPTGSYQGDSDLQLERINVYYNEASGSKFVPRAILVDLEPGTMDSVRSGPFGQLFRPDNVVFGQSGAGNNWAKGHYTEGAELVDSVLDVVRKESENCDCLQGFQLTHSLGGGTGSGMGTLLISKIREEYPDRIMNTFSVMPSPKVSDTVVEPYNATLSVHQLVENTDETFSIDNEALYDICFRTLKLTTPTYGDLNHLVSATMSGVTTCLRFPGQLNADLRKLAVNMVPFPRLHFFMPGFAPLTSRGGQQYRVLSVPELTQQMFDAKNMMAACDPRHGRYLTVAAIFRGRMSMKEVDEQMLNVQNKNSSYFVEWIPNNVKTAVCDIPPRGLKMSATFIGNSTAIQELFRRISEQFTAMFRRKAFLHWYTGEGMDEMEFTEAESNMNDLVSEYQQYQDATADEMGEYEEDELEDEEDGIIRH is encoded by the exons ATGAGAGAAATCGTTCACATCCAGGCTGGACAGTGTGGAAATCAGATTGGAGCGACG TTCTGGGAGGTGATAAGTGATGAGCATGGCATAGATCCTACTGGGAGTTACCAGGGCGACAGTGACCTGCAGCTGGAGAGGATAAATGTGTACTACAATGAGGCATCAg GCAGTAAATTCGTCCCCCGTGCCATTCTGGTCGACCTGGAGCCAGGAACCATGGATTCGGTTCGTTCCGGCCCGTTTGGACAGCTGTTCAGGCCCGACAACGTTGTGTTTG GACAAAGTGGAGCTGGAAACAACTGGGCCAAGGGTCATTACACGGAGGGAGCGGAGCTGGTGGACTCGGTACTGGACGTGGTGAGAAAGGAGTCCGAAAATTGCGATTGCCTCCAGGGGTTCCAGCTCACTCACTCCCTGGGTGGAGGCACGGGCTCGGGAATGGGCACGCTGCTCATCAGCAAGATCCGCGAGGAGTACCCTGACCGGATCATGAACACCTTCAGCGTCATGCCTTCCCCTAAGGTGTCAGACACTGTGGTGGAGCCCTACAATGCCACTCTTTCCGTCCACCAGCTGGTGGAAAACACAGATGAGACCTTCAGCATTGACAACGAGGCCCTCTACGACATTTGCTTCCGCACCTTAAAGCTAACCACACCCACCTACGGAGACCTCAACCACCTGGTTTCAGCCACCATGAGTGGTGTAACCACCTGCCTCCGCTTCCCTGGCCAACTCAACGCTGACCTGCGAAAGCTGGCAGTCAACATGGTGCCCTTCCCCCGCTTGCATTTCTTCATGCCAGGCTTCGCACCTCTCACCAGCAGGGGCGGTCAGCAGTACCGCGTCCTCTCCGTGCCGGAACTCACGCAACAAATGTTTGACGCCAAGAACATGATGGCAGCCTGCGATCCTCGCCATGGACGCTACCTCACCGTGGCCGCCATCTTTCGTGGTCGCATGTCGATGAAGGAGGTGGACGAGCAGATGCTGAATGTGCAGAACAAGAACAGCAGCTACTTCGTCGAATGGATTCCCAACAACGTCAAGACCGCCGTTTGCGACATTCCTCCCCGTGGACTCAAGATGTCCGCCACCTTTATTGGGAATAGCACCGCCATCCAGGAGTTGTTCAGGAGGATCTCTGAGCAGTTCACAGCAATGTTCCGCCGTAAGGCCTTCCTCCACTGGTACACTGGGGAAGGAATGGATGAGATGGAGTTCACCGAGGCAGAAAGCAACATGAATGATCTGGTGTCTGAGTATCAGCAGTACCAAGACGCTACTGCAGACGAGATGGGCGAATATGAAGAAGATGAACTGGAAGATGAGGAAGACGGCATCATTCGGCACTGA
- the LOC137612079 gene encoding desmoglein-2-like protein, which yields MAPLLKCCVFTILVLFFTLTPVWVRGSQPALQRQKREWIVAPRQLKENHDYSGLSSIARIRSDKENSTRIFYYLSGPGVDEPPVGTFSVIRETGFVKISRVLDREEIPFYQLKGMAKYADGSMAEKDLDLKIAVVDENDCPPVITANQVGSVSESSAAGTVVMRVIVTDADQANTLHTKIRYSIVEQGSSAGMFFINSQTGDVMVLKNTLDREKQDSFKLMVKASDLDGQAGGLTGSGEVEIKILDINDNIPTLERDSYEGSVEENTINTEVMRIKALDMDMIHTDNWLAVFNIVSGNEAGYFSITTDPKTNEGIIMIRKALDYEELKVLNLGVAVSNKAQYNFGSGYQGGSIPQKSYPIKINVVNQKEGPRFQPNVKVVTLSEDSSSISLHKTIATYAAIDSDTLKTATNVRYAKIRDEDNWLIIDEKTADIKLNKLPDRESKFLVNGTYYAKIICISNDIPSKTATGTIAIQVEDFNDHCPTLTSTTQTVCFEDNVIYVTAVDEDEFPNSAPFEFTVIPGSSTGDWKVEPLNKTSAILRDQSNLWPGIYKVAIQIKDQQGKSCADNQVMDVVVCTCDENTKTCVARGTSTSSLGPLGVLLFLLGLLLLLLLPLLLLFCLCGGAAAAGNFKPIPYDTKQQLISYHTEGQGEDKEVPLLNAPVEVDGGTINIRNINGYGEGGYTGGLTELGGGAGVINTSNMTAENMYLYNQYNQSRGQTEDFLGCGMLTGQQHLFEKHRTGAFDGMALSDEFLGQYYSSKSSHAAQQFQQKDSFLVYDYEGQESLAGSVGSLSFLDNDNDLSFLNDLGPKFKTLAEICHGSTLVTETVDAKVSVPPPRPLSPIRPSVSTHTHVHTDRETIRDRDHVSINTINTSNVVSGSSTIIQETQAQSSATLPKVHIQDKVMIPSQTLLVQQPTMYYAATPMYVVEPNNQMVLVTGAPQQAVGQIGQIGLSQGVVQVGGLQSSQGLVLVDRPAGLGGVTGQVVQGLSHGTVSRGRQVLVENGSSGREQVVHLAPGVFQAGHGSVEPGLEVRHQGRHVKTQNFSVGSQDSAGPSENFIVTTTPKLQGSQKVVVQHKKVSMTERNVESSTRA from the exons ATGGCTCCACTGCTGAAATGCTGCGTTTTTACTATTCTGGTGTTGTTCTTCACG CTCACTCCTGTGTGGGTCAGAGGAAGTCAGCCAGCGCTGCAGAGACAGAAGAGGGAATGGATCGTCGCTCCTCGACAGCTGAAGGAGAACCATGATTACTCTGGCTTGAGCAGTATCGCCAGG attcgCTCTGATAAGGAGAACTCTACAAGAATTTTTTACTATCTTTCGGGACCTGGTGTTGATGAGCCACCTGTGGGCACATTTAGTGTGATACGagaaaccggctttgtgaagaTCTCCCGCGTTCTGGATCGAGAGGAGATCCCCTTCTATCAG ttaAAAGGTATGGCAAAATATGCCGATGGGAGCATGGCAGAAAAGGATCTTGACCTCAAAATTGCTGTTGTGGACGAGAATGACTGTCCGCCTGTCATTACGGCTAACCAGGTTGGATCTGTCAGTGAATCAAGCGCAGCAG GTACCGTTGTGATGAGGGTCATCGTTACTGATGCTGATCAGGCGAACACGCTCCACACCAAGATCAGATACAGCATCGTGGAACAGGGCAGCTCAGCTGGGATGTTCTTCATCAACTCCCAGACTGGAGATGTAATGGTTTTGAAGAACACGCTAGACAGGGAG aAACAAGATTCATTTAAGTTGATGGTAAAAGCCTCAGACCTTGATGGGCAAGCAGGAGGACtcacaggaagtggagaagTTGAAATCAAAATTCTGGACATAAATGACAATATTCCTACCCTGGAAAGAGACTCG TATGAAGGCAGCGTGGAAGAGAACACCATCAACACGGAGGTGATGAGGATCAAAGCTCTTGACATGGATATGATCCATACGGACAACTGGCTGGCTGTCTTCAACATCGTGTCTGGGAATGAGGCTGGGTATTTCAGCATCACCACTGATCCTAAAACTAATGAAGGGATTATTATGATTCGCAAG GCCTTGGATTACGAGGAGCTAAAGGTGCTCAACTTGGGTGTGGCTGTGTCCAACAAAGCGCAGTACAACTTTGGCAGCGGATACCAGGGAGGATCGATTCCCCAAAAATCCTATCCCATTAAAATCAATGTGGTCAATCAGAAGGAAGGTCCACGTTTCCAACCAAATGTGAAAGTGGTGACTCTCTCTGAAGACAGCTCCTCCATTTCCCTTCATAAAACCATTGCTACCTATGCAGCAATTGATAGTGACACTCTAAAAACAGCCACCAACGTGAG GTATGCCAAAATACGTGATGAAGACAACTGGTTGATTATTGATGAAAAAACAGCAGACATCAAGCTCAATAAACTGCCTGACAGAGAGTCCAAATTCTTGGTTAATGGAACATATTATGCTAAAATTATATGCATCAGCAACG ATATTCCTTCCAAAACTGCCACAGGGACTATAGCCATTCAGGTGGAGGACTTCAATGATCACTGTCCTACACTGACCTCTACGACGCAAACTGTGTGCTTCGAGGACAATGTCATTTACGTCACTGCCGTGGATGAAGATGAGTTCCCTAATTCAGCACCATTTGAGTTCACCGTGATTCCTGGCAGCAGCACAGGGGACTGGAAAGTGGAGCCACTTAATA AGACCTCCGCCATTCTTCGGGATCAATCAAACTTGTGGCCGGGTATTTACAAAGTGGCAATCCAAATCAAAGACCAGCAGGGGAAGTCTTGTGCTGATAATCAGGTGATGGATGTGGTTGTGTGTACTTGCgatgaaaacaccaaaaccTGTGTGGCACGTGGCACATCAACTTCAAGTCTTGGACCTTTAGGTGTTCTACTTTTCCTCCTGGGACTACTGCTTCTGTTGC tgttgccccttctgctgctgttctgcCTGTGCGGAGGTGCAGCTGCCGCTGGAAATTTCAAGCCCATTCCGTATGatacaaaacaacaactgatcTCGTATCACACTGAAGGACAGGGGGAAGACAAG GAAGTTCCTCTTCTAAATGCTCCAGTGGAAGTGGACGGTGGCACAATAAATATCAGGAACATCAACGGCTATGGGGAGGGAGGGTACACAGGAGGATTGACTGAATTGGGAGGAGGAGCTGGTGTTATAAATACTTCAAATATGACAGCTGAGAACATGTACCTGTACAACCAGTATAACCAATCCCGTGGGCAAACGGAGGACTTCTTAGGTTGTGGGATGTTGACGGGACAACAGCATCTGTTTGAGAAACACAGGACTGGGGCCTTTGACGGGATGGCTTTGTCTGATGAGTTCCTGGGGCAGTATTACTCAAGT AAATCCAGCCATGCTGCACAGCAATTCCAGCAGAAGGACAGTTTCTTGGTCTATGACTATGAAGGTCAGGAGTCTCTGGCAGGTTCTGTAGGTTCCCTCAGCTTTCTTGACAATGATAATGACCTGTCCTTCCTCAATGACCTTGGGCCTAAATTCAAAACCCTAGCTGAGATCTGTCATGGGTCAACGTTGGTTACGGAGACTGTGGATGCAAAGGTTTCTGTACCTCCCCCCAGACCCTTGTCTCCTATCAGGCCCTCCGTATCCACCCACACACATGTCCATACTGACAGGGAAACAATTCGAGACAGGGACCATGTCAGCATCAACACTATCAACACCTCCAATGTCGTGTCTGGATCGTCCACCATCATCCAGGAGACACAAGCTCAGAGTTCAGCCACTCTTCCCAAGGTCCACATCCAGGACAAAGTTATGATTCCCAGTCAGACACTGCTTGTACAGCAGCCCACTATGTATTATGCTGCCACACCCATGTATGTAGTCGAGCCCAACAACCAGATGGTACTTGTGACAGGGGCCCCCCAGCAGGCAGTGGGTCAAATAGGACAAATTGGACTTAGTCAGGGAGTGGTGCAGGTTGGTGGTCTCCAAAGTTCTCAGGGTTTGGTCCTCGTAGATAGACCGGCCGGATTAGGTGGGGTGACAGGGCAAGTAGTACAAGGTCTTTCACATGGAACCGTCTCTAGAGGGAGACAAGTGTTGGTAGAGAATGGGTCTTCAGGTCGAGAGCAAGTTGTGCACTTGGCACCGGGTGTTTTTCAAGCTGGACACGGGTCAGTAGAACCAGGTTTGGAGGTCAGACATCAAGGTAGACACGTAAAGACACAGAATTTTTCCGTTGGTTCACAAGATTCTGCAGGTCCATCGGAGAACTTCATTGTGACAACCACGCCCAAGTTGCAAGGAAGCCAGAAAGTGGTTGTGCAACATAAGAAAGTGTCAATGACTGAGAGAAATGTTGAGTCTAGTACAAGAGCTTAA